Proteins from one Sordaria macrospora chromosome 1, complete sequence genomic window:
- a CDS encoding 60S ribosomal protein eL36 yields MAAESKTGLAVGLKKGHKTTARVSKPRVSRTKGHLSKRTAFVRSIVQEVAGLAPYERRVIELLRNSKDKRARKLAKKRLGTFGRAKAKVEDLQRVIAEARRAGH; encoded by the exons ATGGCTGCTGAATCCAAGACCGGCCTCGCCGTTGGCCTCAAGAAGGGTCAC AAGACCACTGCTCGTGTCTCCAAGCCCCGTGTTTCCCGCACCAAGGGTCACCTGAGCAAGCGCACTGCTTTCGTTCGCTCCATCGTCCAGGAGGTCGCTGG CCTTGCTCCCTACGAGCGCCGCGTCATTGAGTTGCTCCGCAACTCCAAGGACAAGCGTGCCCGTAAGCTCGCCAAGAAGAGGCTCGGTACCTTCGGCCGTGCTAAGGCGAAGGTTGAGGACCTCCAGCGCGTCATCGCTGAGGCTCGCCGCGCCGGCCACTAA